Proteins from a single region of Carettochelys insculpta isolate YL-2023 chromosome 17, ASM3395843v1, whole genome shotgun sequence:
- the CDH26 gene encoding cadherin-like protein 26 isoform X2, translating into MHKSPCVLGPNAMMAPFHIPCSAPLPCASQWNPESAAKGKEWQVDMQEVAAAEDPLQPHRASLQKIADFSHSLPTYLEVTAASNTAHEKDSISLIKTTNKTSRKLLDLYQPASLRPLRRTKRRWVITTIDLEEEDKGPFPKLAAELFSDKSGNVSLRYMISGPGVDEYPEVGLFSIEDDANGCVYVHRTIDRESTPSFKIRFDVAHRVTGEIVDRSLIFIVKIKDINDNVPKFRKEEFNITIKENHDTGEPVFLVTALDKDEEDTSNSQVSYFLIAQTPNLKEPRFNIDPTSGLIVVSGCLEHKTASSFKLLIKARDHGTPQMSSTATVNIAVEDTNNHLPVFTKENYQLQISEGDVVPGVLRFQVEDQDSPNTAAWRAKYKIVEGNEKKQFAIETDPETNEGILSVIKPLNYEDASERRLVISVENEEPFAPCQNRKLGSPPVAPFRATVGVKVLDINDAPEFQLPVLVLQEEEGMRPGTRLGEYIAVDPDVMPNKIQYRLVHDPADWMSIDENMGILTVVKELDRESPYVKNSVYPIIVHAIDDGVPPQTGTGTILLYLSDINDNMPTLVTPSLELCEKERWTPLIIKVEDNDSHPYAGPFTFKLADDSESIKQNWRLGKSFGDSVELLMVRSLHRGKYLVPFLILDRQGSSVRQNLSVRLCHCTDGHICEESNSMSLSLGGGAIAEILAALLLLLVTGCLVLWCSCGLKTKKSQAYLPSEEGNQTFIKYNEESENVLSQDVNGMAIVHFLTSSQGHYIQDLYGTNAMGLPKSRVQFSRFMETFQRRPLNVFVETLGEMLTQRLGHLRNQEENMTTYRPYIYAEEGMLERSCSFISLLISDHELPEDFLDTLGPKFAVLDAICQKRFQPQPLP; encoded by the exons ATGCACAAATCTCCGTGTGTTCTGGGCCCAAATGCCATGATGGCACCATTCCACATACCCTgttccgcccccctcccctgtgctTCACAGTGGAATCCAGAGTCTGCAGCAaaggggaaggagtggcaagTAGACatgcaggaggtggcagcagcgGAGGACCCTCTCCAACCCCACAGAGCTTCCCTGCAAAAGATAGCAGACttttcccacagcctccccacatATCTTGAG GTTACTGCTGCCAGCAACACTGCCCACGAAAAGGACAGTATCAGTCTAATAAAGACCACCAACAAGACAAGCAGAAAG TTGCTGGATCTTTATCAGCCAGCCAGTCTTCGTCCTCTACGACGCACAAAAAGGAGATGGGTTATAACCACCATTGATCTTGAAGAGGAGGACAAAGGACCATTTCCCAAACTTGCTGCAGAG CTGTTCAGTGACAAGTCAGGTAATGTGTCCTTAAGATACATGATCAGTGGACCTGGTGTGGATGAGTATCCAGAGGTTGGGTTGTTTTCCATAGAAGATGATGCCAATGGATGTGTGTACGTACATCGTACCATTGACAGAGAGAGCACCCCCTCCTTCAAG ATACGTTTTGATGTTGCACATAGAGTGACTGGGGAAATAGTGGACAGATCTTTAATTTTCATTGTTAAGATTAAAGACATCAATGATAATGTACCCAAGTTTCGCAAGGAGGAATTTAATATTACTATAAAAGAAAACCATGACACAG GCGAGCCAGTTTTCCTAGTGACAGCCCTTGACAAAGATGAAGAAGACACATCTAATTCTCAGGTGTCCTATTTCCTTATTGCACAGACACCCAACCTCAAAGAACCCAGATTTAACATCGATCCTACCAGTGGGCTGATAGTGGTTTCAGGATGCTTGGAACATAAG ACTGCCAGTTCTTTTAAACTTCTGATCAAGGCCAGAGACCATGGGACCCCACAAATGTCATCCACTGCAACAGTTAACATTGCTGTTGAAGATACAAACAACCACCTGCCTGTATTTACCAAGGAAAAT TATCAGCTACAAATTTCAGAAGGCGATGTAGTGCCAGGTGTGTTAAGGTTCCAGGTGGAAGATCAAGATTCTCCAAACACAGCCGCTTGGAGGGCAAAATACAAAATAGTGGAAGGCAACGAAAAGAAACAGTTTGCCATTGAGACTGATCCTGAAACGAACGAGGGCATTTTAAGTGTCATCAAG CCTCTGAACTATGAAGATGCCTCAGAGAGGAGACTTGTCATTTCTGTTGAAAACGAAGAGCCTTTTGCTCCATGTCAGAACAGGAAATTAGGGAGCCCTCCTGTAGCCCCCTTTAGAGCAACTGTGGGTGTGAAAGTCCTAGACATAAATGATGCTCCTGAATTTCAACTTCCAGTGCTTGTTCTTCAAGAAGAAGAAGGCATGAGGCCTGGGACGCGGCTTGGGGAATATATTGCTGTAGATCCAGATGTGATGCCAAATAAGATACA ATACAGACTAGTACATGATCCAGCAGATTGGATGAGTATTGATGAGAACATGGGCATTCTTACTGTTGTAAAAGAACTTGATCGAGAATCCCCCTATGTGAAAAACAGTGTTTACCCCATCATTGTTCACGCCATAGATGATG GTGTTCCACCACAGACAGGCACAGGCACCATTCTGCTTTACCTGTCTGACATCAATGACAACATGCCAACGTTAGTCACACCTTCCTTGGAACTTTGTGAGAAAGAGAGATGGACTCCTCTCATCATAAAGGTGGAGGATAATGATTCCCACCCATATGCTGGTCCTTTTACATTTAAACTCGCTGATGACTCAGAAAGTATAAAACAAAACTGGAGGTTAGGCAAGAGTTTTG gtgACTCAGTTGAACTTTTAATGGTGAGAAGCCTCCATCGTGGCAAGTATCTGGTGCCTTTCCTAATTCTGGACAGGCAGGGGTCCTCAGTGAGGCAGAATCTGTCTGTGAGGCTCTGCCATTGCACAGATGGACACATATGTGAAGAATCAAATTCCATGTCTCTGAGTCTTGGAGGTGGCGCCATTGCTGAGATTTTAGCAGCTCTCTTGTTATTGCTAG TGACAGGCTGTCTTGTGCTATGGTGTTCTTGTGGGCTCAAAACCAAGAAAAGCCAAGCTTATCTCCCTTCTGAAGAAGGCAACCAGACTTTTATCAAGTACAATGAAGAGAGTGAAAATgttttgtctcag GATGTAAATGGAATGGCAATAGTTCACTTTCTTACATCCAGTCAAGGACACTATATACAAGACCTATAT ggtacCAATGCAATGGGCCTGCCCAAATCA AGGGTCCAGTTTTCTAGATTCATGGAGACATTCCAAAGAAGACCCCTCAATGTGTTTGTAGAAACCCTGGGTGAAATGTTGACTCAG AGGCTAGGTCACCTCAGGAACCAGGAGGAGAACATGACCACTTACCGGCCTTACATATATGCTGAGGAGGGAATGCTAGAGAGAAGTTGCTCCTTCATATCCCTGCTGATTTCTGACCATGAACTGCCTGAGGATTTCTTGGACACACTGGGACCAAAGTTTGCTGTTCTGGATGCGATCTGCCAGAAAAGATTTCAGCCACAGCCACTGCCATAG
- the CDH26 gene encoding cadherin-like protein 26 isoform X1, with protein MHKSPCVLGPNAMMAPFHIPCSAPLPCASQWNPESAAKGKEWQVDMQEVAAAEDPLQPHRASLQKIADFSHSLPTYLEVTAASNTAHEKDSISLIKTTNKTSRKLLDLYQPASLRPLRRTKRRWVITTIDLEEEDKGPFPKLAAELFSDKSGNVSLRYMISGPGVDEYPEVGLFSIEDDANGCVYVHRTIDRESTPSFKIRFDVAHRVTGEIVDRSLIFIVKIKDINDNVPKFRKEEFNITIKENHDTGEPVFLVTALDKDEEDTSNSQVSYFLIAQTPNLKEPRFNIDPTSGLIVVSGCLEHKTASSFKLLIKARDHGTPQMSSTATVNIAVEDTNNHLPVFTKENYQLQISEGDVVPGVLRFQVEDQDSPNTAAWRAKYKIVEGNEKKQFAIETDPETNEGILSVIKPLNYEDASERRLVISVENEEPFAPCQNRKLGSPPVAPFRATVGVKVLDINDAPEFQLPVLVLQEEEGMRPGTRLGEYIAVDPDVMPNKIQYRLVHDPADWMSIDENMGILTVVKELDRESPYVKNSVYPIIVHAIDDGVPPQTGTGTILLYLSDINDNMPTLVTPSLELCEKERWTPLIIKVEDNDSHPYAGPFTFKLADDSESIKQNWRLGKSFGDSVELLMVRSLHRGKYLVPFLILDRQGSSVRQNLSVRLCHCTDGHICEESNSMSLSLGGGAIAEILAALLLLLVTGCLVLWCSCGLKTKKSQAYLPSEEGNQTFIKYNEESENVLSQDVNGMAIVHFLTSSQGHYIQDLYGTNAMGLPKSVSDNQSFHRVQFSRFMETFQRRPLNVFVETLGEMLTQRLGHLRNQEENMTTYRPYIYAEEGMLERSCSFISLLISDHELPEDFLDTLGPKFAVLDAICQKRFQPQPLP; from the exons ATGCACAAATCTCCGTGTGTTCTGGGCCCAAATGCCATGATGGCACCATTCCACATACCCTgttccgcccccctcccctgtgctTCACAGTGGAATCCAGAGTCTGCAGCAaaggggaaggagtggcaagTAGACatgcaggaggtggcagcagcgGAGGACCCTCTCCAACCCCACAGAGCTTCCCTGCAAAAGATAGCAGACttttcccacagcctccccacatATCTTGAG GTTACTGCTGCCAGCAACACTGCCCACGAAAAGGACAGTATCAGTCTAATAAAGACCACCAACAAGACAAGCAGAAAG TTGCTGGATCTTTATCAGCCAGCCAGTCTTCGTCCTCTACGACGCACAAAAAGGAGATGGGTTATAACCACCATTGATCTTGAAGAGGAGGACAAAGGACCATTTCCCAAACTTGCTGCAGAG CTGTTCAGTGACAAGTCAGGTAATGTGTCCTTAAGATACATGATCAGTGGACCTGGTGTGGATGAGTATCCAGAGGTTGGGTTGTTTTCCATAGAAGATGATGCCAATGGATGTGTGTACGTACATCGTACCATTGACAGAGAGAGCACCCCCTCCTTCAAG ATACGTTTTGATGTTGCACATAGAGTGACTGGGGAAATAGTGGACAGATCTTTAATTTTCATTGTTAAGATTAAAGACATCAATGATAATGTACCCAAGTTTCGCAAGGAGGAATTTAATATTACTATAAAAGAAAACCATGACACAG GCGAGCCAGTTTTCCTAGTGACAGCCCTTGACAAAGATGAAGAAGACACATCTAATTCTCAGGTGTCCTATTTCCTTATTGCACAGACACCCAACCTCAAAGAACCCAGATTTAACATCGATCCTACCAGTGGGCTGATAGTGGTTTCAGGATGCTTGGAACATAAG ACTGCCAGTTCTTTTAAACTTCTGATCAAGGCCAGAGACCATGGGACCCCACAAATGTCATCCACTGCAACAGTTAACATTGCTGTTGAAGATACAAACAACCACCTGCCTGTATTTACCAAGGAAAAT TATCAGCTACAAATTTCAGAAGGCGATGTAGTGCCAGGTGTGTTAAGGTTCCAGGTGGAAGATCAAGATTCTCCAAACACAGCCGCTTGGAGGGCAAAATACAAAATAGTGGAAGGCAACGAAAAGAAACAGTTTGCCATTGAGACTGATCCTGAAACGAACGAGGGCATTTTAAGTGTCATCAAG CCTCTGAACTATGAAGATGCCTCAGAGAGGAGACTTGTCATTTCTGTTGAAAACGAAGAGCCTTTTGCTCCATGTCAGAACAGGAAATTAGGGAGCCCTCCTGTAGCCCCCTTTAGAGCAACTGTGGGTGTGAAAGTCCTAGACATAAATGATGCTCCTGAATTTCAACTTCCAGTGCTTGTTCTTCAAGAAGAAGAAGGCATGAGGCCTGGGACGCGGCTTGGGGAATATATTGCTGTAGATCCAGATGTGATGCCAAATAAGATACA ATACAGACTAGTACATGATCCAGCAGATTGGATGAGTATTGATGAGAACATGGGCATTCTTACTGTTGTAAAAGAACTTGATCGAGAATCCCCCTATGTGAAAAACAGTGTTTACCCCATCATTGTTCACGCCATAGATGATG GTGTTCCACCACAGACAGGCACAGGCACCATTCTGCTTTACCTGTCTGACATCAATGACAACATGCCAACGTTAGTCACACCTTCCTTGGAACTTTGTGAGAAAGAGAGATGGACTCCTCTCATCATAAAGGTGGAGGATAATGATTCCCACCCATATGCTGGTCCTTTTACATTTAAACTCGCTGATGACTCAGAAAGTATAAAACAAAACTGGAGGTTAGGCAAGAGTTTTG gtgACTCAGTTGAACTTTTAATGGTGAGAAGCCTCCATCGTGGCAAGTATCTGGTGCCTTTCCTAATTCTGGACAGGCAGGGGTCCTCAGTGAGGCAGAATCTGTCTGTGAGGCTCTGCCATTGCACAGATGGACACATATGTGAAGAATCAAATTCCATGTCTCTGAGTCTTGGAGGTGGCGCCATTGCTGAGATTTTAGCAGCTCTCTTGTTATTGCTAG TGACAGGCTGTCTTGTGCTATGGTGTTCTTGTGGGCTCAAAACCAAGAAAAGCCAAGCTTATCTCCCTTCTGAAGAAGGCAACCAGACTTTTATCAAGTACAATGAAGAGAGTGAAAATgttttgtctcag GATGTAAATGGAATGGCAATAGTTCACTTTCTTACATCCAGTCAAGGACACTATATACAAGACCTATAT ggtacCAATGCAATGGGCCTGCCCAAATCAGTAAGTGACAACCAGAGTTTCCAC AGGGTCCAGTTTTCTAGATTCATGGAGACATTCCAAAGAAGACCCCTCAATGTGTTTGTAGAAACCCTGGGTGAAATGTTGACTCAG AGGCTAGGTCACCTCAGGAACCAGGAGGAGAACATGACCACTTACCGGCCTTACATATATGCTGAGGAGGGAATGCTAGAGAGAAGTTGCTCCTTCATATCCCTGCTGATTTCTGACCATGAACTGCCTGAGGATTTCTTGGACACACTGGGACCAAAGTTTGCTGTTCTGGATGCGATCTGCCAGAAAAGATTTCAGCCACAGCCACTGCCATAG